From the Candidatus Binataceae bacterium genome, the window AGCCGCGCGAAACATCACGGCCTTGCTGGTCCCGCCGCGCATGAAAACCGCGCGCAACCTGAGCTGGTTCATTGGCGTTGCCGGTTCGACGGCGCTAGGAGGCGGCGCGCGCGGCCGCGCTCGCGCTGCGTCCCGCGATTCGGCCGAAGACCGCGCCCGACATCAGTCCCGAACCGCCGGGATAGTTGTTATGGAACAGTCCGCCGACCATCTCGCCGCACGCGAACAGCCCCGGTATCGGATTCCAGTCGGTGCCGACCACCTGCGCATGATCGTTCACCCTGACCCCGCCGAACGAGAACGTTATTCCGCCGGTCACCGGGTAAGCGTAGTAAGGAGGCGTGTCGAGCTTCTGCGCCCAGTTGGATTTCGGGAGCGCCAGGCCTTCGGTACGCATCCCGTCGCGCACGCCGGGATTGAACGAGCCGCCGCCGCCCGCGGCGGCGTTGTATTCGGCGAGCGTGCGCGTCGCGGCTGCGCGATCGACTCCCAGTTGGGCGACTATGGCGTCGAGCGTATCAGTGACAATCGGATGGCCGGTCGAGTAGCGCGCCTCCAGCAGCGCGACGGTCTTGCTGTCGAAAATCTGCCAGGCGACGGCGCCGGGCTGATTGAGAATCGTGCCGCCGAACTTGGCGTACGTGTAAAGGTTCTGGTCCTCGCCCTCATCGACAAAGCGCAGTCCGAGCTTGTTGAGCATCACGCCGTAAACATATGAGAGGCGGTTGGTCTTGTCGGTAAGCTCGCGATCGCCATAGGGCGGAGCGCCGGCGTCGATCGGCGTCGCATGGCATCCGCTCCACTGTCCCCACGGCATCGCGCCAATGTCCATCGCCATCCTGAGCCCGTCGCCCTGGTTATGCCGGGTGCCGCGCACGCGCGCGTGATCCCACGGGCGGCCGAGGTATTGCGCGCGCCACGCCATGTTGGCCTCGAAGCCGCCGCATCCGAGCGCCACCGCGTCCGCGCCGATCTCGCGAATTCCTTCCGCGTCGCGCACCACCACGCCGCATACGCCTCCCTTGCGATCCTGGATGAGGCGGATCACGGGCGTGCCGTAGCGGATTTCGACTCCCGCGCGGCGCGCGATATTGAACCACATCCGCGAGAGTCCGACGCCCTCGTGCGCGGCGCGCACGATCGCACCCTTGGGCCATTTGATCACGTTGCCGACGCGCACGCCGCTCAGCGACAGCGCGAGCTCGAAGGCGATCCCCTGCTCGGCCATCCAGCAGATCGTATCGTACGAATTCGCGATCAGAATTTGCGAGAGCTCCGGGTCGGTACGTCCTTCGGTCACGCGCATCAGGTCTTCGCGGAACGCGTCGGCGGGATAGGCCTCGATCCCTTCCATGAAGCCCTTGACCTCGCGCGCCTTGGGCACGAAACGCAGCAGATCGTCGGGGCGGTCGAACGCGAAGCGGAAGAGCCCGCCGCTGAAGTGGGTGTTGCCGCCGCGATCCTGCTCGGGCGCCTTTTCCAGCACCAAAACGCGCTCCGCCCCCGCTCCGCGCGCCGAAACACTGGCCGCAAGCGCCGCATTGCCCGCCCCGATAACGATTACCTGGTACTCCGCCATCGCATTCCTTCGCCGGTATCTTTGTTCAGCCGGAATCATTGCACAAAAGAACAGGCGCACGGAAAGCCGCAGCGCGTGCAAGAGGCGCGAGCGACAGCATCGTATCGCGCCGCGGGCGGATATAATGCGCCTGACGCGCAGGCGCATCGCGCCGCGGGGAGGACACGGGAATGACGTGGCTGACGCAGGCGAATAGTAGCGAACCGGCAGGCGAGCGGCTCGCGAAGCTGTGGGAGCGCGCGGGCATCCTTGCGATTCCGGGCGCGCACAACGGGCTTGCGGCGATGCTCGCGCGGCGCGCCGGCTTCGAGGCGCTCTATCTCT encodes:
- the tcuA gene encoding FAD-dependent tricarballylate dehydrogenase TcuA, whose translation is MAEYQVIVIGAGNAALAASVSARGAGAERVLVLEKAPEQDRGGNTHFSGGLFRFAFDRPDDLLRFVPKAREVKGFMEGIEAYPADAFREDLMRVTEGRTDPELSQILIANSYDTICWMAEQGIAFELALSLSGVRVGNVIKWPKGAIVRAAHEGVGLSRMWFNIARRAGVEIRYGTPVIRLIQDRKGGVCGVVVRDAEGIREIGADAVALGCGGFEANMAWRAQYLGRPWDHARVRGTRHNQGDGLRMAMDIGAMPWGQWSGCHATPIDAGAPPYGDRELTDKTNRLSYVYGVMLNKLGLRFVDEGEDQNLYTYAKFGGTILNQPGAVAWQIFDSKTVALLEARYSTGHPIVTDTLDAIVAQLGVDRAAATRTLAEYNAAAGGGGSFNPGVRDGMRTEGLALPKSNWAQKLDTPPYYAYPVTGGITFSFGGVRVNDHAQVVGTDWNPIPGLFACGEMVGGLFHNNYPGGSGLMSGAVFGRIAGRSASAAARAAS